The genomic window GGGTACGTGTGTCCTTCCTTTCGGGTGTTAATAACATAGCTTATGGTTAAATACGATGATTATATTGCGGTTGACATATTTTTAGCCATCAtaggaaatatatatttttttttccaaaaaaaaaagtaaaaaagaaaaatatgtccGTTTTCTCTACATCCTATGGAAATTCTATTTTTTATGTTTTCGTCTTATATATAAGACAGAATTGTCTTTTCGAATCATTGTGCCATTTGCATACCAGAATAATTTCACCTTCTTTACAACAAAAAATGATTGCGAGACACGTAAGTTATCAAAGACTGTGCAATCTACTACACAGTTGCACATTTTTGTGGCTATTAAGCAAACAACCAACAACTAAAATAAATATACCAGACACAATTAAGAAATTTACATAATTGTAACCATTTACATACATATTGTTTCAGATCGGAGTTGTCCTCCAAATTtctttttgtgttgttgggtaGCTTTCTAATTCATATACAAGATCTATAATTTATTCCAAATCCCGGCAACAGAAAATTGTCACTTCTTTTTTAGGTGTGCATACTTCATATTTAGTTCTATTCTgcatttataacataaaaaatcatACCAGAATTTGATTTCCGTTCGCTTCTATATAAAAAGCTAAATTTGAAAGGATTTTAATGGGCTAATTGCTCATTTACCTATTgtttagtaaaatatttttaaacataaattcaCATGCTTTActttaaatttatacaataagATATTGAAAGAAATAGTTATTACAAGTGCAGAGtccgatttaaaaaaacaacaacatttgaaCAAGTTTATTATAGTATAACATGTAGTCTGTAATAATCTTTCACACCTTTTGGTTTTTCATTCAAACGTTACGCACGCTGTTCCTACAACACCGAGGATTTAGAACAGAATCTTCGCAATTtcctccgcaaaacaaaataaaaatgttagcaaatacgaaccaatattaaaacaaattcaatatatgttttaaattatgtttatataGCTCTTAATCATaaactaagtaatatctagtatatttgaggaataaaagaacaaagttatgtgaaaaaacggatgtccaacgttacattaaTGAAAAagtgttttaactcttatgtatagtgaacctatttcttattctctgatcttcttgaaaCTTGGCTGGAACAACGAAGTGTTTCGGTTCTTTGTGGTGTGCAAGCcgttattttgtcaaatttcatttgactcggtggctgcatattaagctggaataagaaaaatgtccaacgacgtttttcgttaactcgacgactgaaagtgaattttataagtagatatagcggaaaattaataaaaagagtTAGACAATAATAACATATACCAAAAgaacaaatatttgcctcattgttagtgagttcaaatattgcagaTTCTATAAAATCtgctctacacagtcgtttttcaagcggtagccattttgtccaagttgatatttaatttttcaaagcagttaacgcgtattttttaactgatatttcaataagttatttataattgatcaaaacaaaagttagatacacgaagagtacaaaatgccaagattcttttcttattaacttcatatttgggtcttaaaggaataaaatgtttccacacattacaaaacgatagccaatttgtccaaacgtcttaAAACGTCGAAAAATCCGAAaaacgctaatttccgacgttacatgtgctaaagtttcaattaaatgttcatgataataaaaacaaatcgTGTGGTGAAATTTGTAAAAAGATGTTAATGCAATAATGGCtgccgaaaaaaaaagaaaagtgtatgTTGCTATAGACTCTGTCCGGCGACATAgattcgacacaggttaaatttttaaatttttattaatcgtttatagcttttaacgatttattcaaaagaatgaatggtgaaatggaaaaaaaaatctcattgcATGAACTTCGTTCAACTTTTGAAAGACAAATTGGAGAAACCAAGACAGTCCTCtcaatgtaaaatgcgaattttaatttatgttgcggaagtactacgaaatagatcatttaaagtcgtcacttcagtaaggtgcattcaccaatattagaagacttaataCAAGtccacggaatgttttacttggcgatttgtcctgctaatcatgttataactgtcgtgatgaaagtCATTCATGTACTAGAGAGGCCGGGACTTtttgtcaatataaacttgtgcatgaaatggagatAGTTGAACGACTAATCCCAAACAGCGACACAAACCATTTTATTGAATTAataaaacccgggattatattaaTCGCTTTtacggacgatccaggagtagattactatattttaaaacgtatatcagaagttaaacaatTTAAGCAAGCAACTTATTAGATGACTTTGGAAATAATtgtcaagccaaggttcaagtaactGATGGGATGTATTTCGACAAATTATGTGCCAGGGAatatacaattctattcaaattaacTAAGGGTAAAAATGTTTCCATTTactgcagagtgtcagatatatttgtattggggtatATTAAGATATAGAAACTTTACAATGACTGATGATATGCAccatgaaagttaaacatcctatgaaaaaagttttgtacatctaaaaaacatttttttttatggaaaaccgtatacatgtacttcagtCCCATTTTCCcgtcctacattacttgcgacagtaatgCATTTTTAGGTAAAATAACTTAAAGGGTGCAGATTATTAAATcaatttccacaacttgaggtaatttatgataaaatgacatcacaaaaagaacagaaccaacaacatataaaaaacgaacaaaacttTATCGAAAATTAatcgaagtcaaaaaccctctttgACGCTGCATTTttagtgtaacgtcgtgttgtaggaacatcgtgcacaACGTTTTTACAGTatcttttgttattttcgtaGTGTTTGGAAATAATGGATGTCAGTTATAAGCcttaacaaatgaaaataacgaACTCTATTGTCTGATATACCCtcaacatttaagaaaaaaaatcataataaaaaaatagatgtCGTACATCGAAATGAGAAACcgttgtatacatgtatatgacagcCACTGGGAAATGCTGATAGATGTgtagtacaaaaaaatgtatatactttgAACAAAACATTCATTTCTTGTCTGAACTGATTCATATTCGAATTTTGAATATAATTATGGTATTCACGTTATCATAGTGTGATTGTAATGTTTGTAGACCcattaaaataaattcaacgaACATCTAATTTCCATCGTATCTATTCAACAATAATCAGTTcgtttaaaaattaaacatataatgcTAAAACGTCAGAAATGAGTTCCAAATGTTTCTTGTAAAAATTACAATTGCTTTTGTATGTTTTCAGACTGCCACCTTCTTTCTTCAACTGGTTATTATATTCCTTATGTACCATGACTCTGCATGCAGGAAACGACTCTGTTCAGAACCAGACAATCTCCATGAACGTTTTCTTAGAATAAACAAAGGACTGGACATTAAAAACATTCTAATGACAGACCATCAATATAACAATACCCAGGACATTTATCAATTACAGTTCCTCAGCAAGGCCCATGACATAAGTAGAAAATGTCCATCAACGACATTAAAGGGGGATTACCCGGTCATGTTCCGGTCAACGTGTCCGTGGTTCCTTGATACTGATACTAATAAACATAGATACCCGAAAGATATTATATTTGCCAATACAAGATGTAATAGAGGATGTATTGGTGGGAAGAAAGGACAAGTCTGTGAGAAAATCCAAGTACCAATTAAAGTGTTAGAGCAGACGTGTTGCAAACATCACAAATTCCAATATGAGGAAGTAGAAATACTCCTTCCTGTCGCGTATACATGTACTCAGTTAAAAGAAACAACTCGAAGTATAGAAATTATGTCTCATGGAACGGAAATTCCAATTGCATTATGATTTATTGTCTCGAATTTCAGCAACCTACGGGTGATGTCATAGATCGATACTTAATTTGTCATTAACTTTGTGTTGATAGTTTCATTAGTAGTCTAACATGCTTAATTCTTAGTGTAACGTTTGAGCATAAATTATTTTCCTAACGACTATAGCGTTTGTTGCAGCAATGGATCATAAGAGTCCAACTTATAATCACTACTTATACTCATCTATGTTACATCAGCTCAGATGTATGTAATGTTACGATATCAAGAGAAAATTGGTAATAAAAAAGTCTGTTTATTAGAGTTTAAtatcatttttgaagaaataggGCTTAAAAAGTAATTCCGGTTTCAATAGGAATTCGTATTgccaaacattttaattttcgtACTTATGCTGATCCTACAAATCTGTTAATGTTATTGTTATTTTGCTAGTTTCCTGTACACATCTTACAACGTTAATGTTCTGTAGCGTCCTCAAGACTATTTAAAGCCCTTATTTTAATTGTGTACATTCTGATTCATATCAGTAAAAGATCAATTCAGCTCGGAATGCGCTCAATTAGGCTTATCTGGATACCGATTGTCTGGTAGAATAATCAGTCCCgtgacatacatgtatctgaaattGTGGTGTTCACGTGAAAAAGGTCAGAATTTTGATAGTCTGTGCTTTGATTTAAATCTTTTTGGAATCATTGTCTTGTGTTCCGCCTGCATGTCTtcaacaaaagatataaaaaagaatgttTACAACTTTCCTCACACGAACAAAAAACCGTGAAGGCGACAGTCAATTTAACAAACAAACATGAAGAAACTTCAAAAGGGGCGACTAGACCGGGTTAGCATCTCCTGCTTTGCATTCAACACCCTTGAATTACACATGTACAGAACTTATACTATAAAAACTCTTTATTTGGTAAAGGTAACGTCAAgactaattctttttttttaatacaatcaATTTTAATATTGAGTTTGAGTTTGTTGTCAATTTCAAAGCTTTTGATTGTTTTTCCATCATTTCATAAGGTTTCAAAAACACATTGGAATGAGACTCTCTGGATTTTGGATTCGAGGcgaatttttgtttaatatattgtTTTGACACAAGTGTATTATTTAAGATAGTTTATTGACCTGTACACGTCTAATATTTATGTCTTTAGGTTGATGTCTGTTTGACTTATAACCACCGCcacctttatttttatataaacaataactTATGCATCCTTAAAGAAGCTCTAGAAAGAATGAAGCCTAAACGATATAAAGCAAGAACATGCTGTTCAAATCTGCTGGTTGCAATTTAATCATGATTATAAACATAGagataagaagatgttgtattatAAGTCGAGCATTGAGCGAGGATCCCAGCCTAaagccgcgatatagcctttttgtgctaatgcggcgtaaagcaaacaacaatcaatcaatcaatcaatcaataaagcccctattgaattgttttaatgCTGTGTAGAGTCATTACAACTGAAATAATTGCATTAAATATACCTTTtatgatttctttttattatattttcgtTTTCACCATAGTTTTGGAAATGTGCAACTTGAGATATCAAAACCATATTAAGAAGACCGTATACGATTTGATAATATTGTATCTTTCATGCCAACTGTTCTTCGTCATAATCCATTCAAACTATACAAGGAACAATCcgcatttttacttttttttcttcaaatatgcGAATATAAGCCTATAGTATAAATAGCAAATTAAATGCGCATTTAcagttattttaaaacaaaatatcggATTACATAATGTTTAATACTGACAAAACAAATCCACATTCCAATCAAAAATTTACCACACGTGTATATGCAGACACATGGGCTTGATTCATTTTGTCCAATTACAGGGTACATGTTTGACATCATATATGTCGCCTTGGATAAACAATGGGAAATGAAGGGGAAAAGTGGCGGATTTACAACAATTAATATTTCCCCGTACTATGTTACATACTCAACAACACAAGAAACGCACAATTTTCTTGAAGCCAAATGATATAAGTACATATTAAATAATCTACTTCTAGTTTTCTTATTTACCGTTGCAAAACCTTAACGCAAAATAAACGAACAATAATGTTTCTTTTTTACGAGTTTTGAATATTGCTTGATTaatggtgtttaacaccactatCACCACTATCACCACTATTGGCTACACAGAGGCGGTCCATGACTTCTtatcttttgtttgtttgaacATCTGCATTTTGTGCATGTATCCTATTCAAGATTGGTATTTTCTAAAGTATTTGCTCTCTGACATGACTAACATATAGTCTCTATTTTAGGTAAACATTCGTGTATGAATTAATGATGATTAAGTTTTATTTAGTGATGACTTAGTTGATTGTTGTTTGCCCAACGTCCAGTGGCAATTTTGTCATGACTATTCACATAACTTGTAACAATAGTCAATTTCTGCAAATTGAATTGATCAGAAagtttgacaaaaacaaatttaacgagaagggcgaaagataccagagggacattcaaactcatagataaaaaaacccaacctgaaataccatggctaaaaaaagacaaGTAGAAAAACTATAGTACATaatacacaacatagataactaaagacttagcaacacgaaccccaccataaactGGATAATGTCAGGTCACTATTTTGACCCTTTGAACTATAATATCTGAAGGTATGACACCTCTGTAAAATAACGTCCGTTGTATGAAAAAACACAAGTTTGACGGGATGGATGTTTTGCTTCAAGAGAGGGGTGAAATATACCAGAgcgacagtcaaacttatagatcgaaaataaactgacaacgcatgcatgcatggctaaaaaagaaaaagacaaataatagaacacaatacacaacatataaaactaaagactaagcaacacgaaccccaccaaaaactgagggtgtTCAAACTTCTTACTTCTAATGCACACCTATCAAAGTTATGAGGGTAGGTGAAATAGGGCAGTATTTTCACTTGGCAAAAGTACATCTCTCATAGAAGTGGTACTCGCTTTATACGAGGCAGTGGTATCGACTTCTTTTATTCTATACCGGACGTGGATTTGTACGTATACATCCCGCTTACCATAAGGACACCCTTCTTAGACATGATTTTAACTGTTGAATATAAGTCAAGTCAAGATAGTTTAACAGGTTGCCACAAAAACCATACAAATGGTAATGCAAGCACGGAACTTTGTGAGAACTTGCCTTTATGTGCATGTAATCATATTAAGGGGATTTGCATCAAAAAAATTCTTCCTATCATGGCGGTTATCTAATAatctttgattttcaaaatgacgTCTATATCCAAGTAAAAGACATCAAATGCATGTTCccttttgcataaaaattgcttgtcTTTTATTCAAATTGTTAATTGATTGAGTGAATGAAAGTTTATTTATCTAATTTGAATACAACTTCCGGTCGAATATCGGTCGATCACTAACTTCCGGTTTTAGAAATATCTTACATATGACGCATACCTATATCACGTTGCAAAATGTGTTGGTCTGGTTTCAATTTCCATAATTGAACAAAATGATGTCAATTTTAAATTCAAGACGACCACCGTGAAAAATCCGTAAAATATGTTTGCTACCCTTTTTAATTATTCTTTTCAAAGTACACCATTAAGAACGTACATGTATGTGCCAAATCCTATACTTGTATCACCACGAAGAATGATTTTGTCAAATGGTACTGACCCGTCCCACTAAGAAGACATGACTATATATGACCATGACTTTATTTGCCTAAAGGTAAGATGGCACTCTATGCCCCCTGAATTACTGAATAGTTTAAATGATTTGTGAGTGTAGTCGTTTTCACATAAAAGACGTTGCAGTCAAATAGGTGCTAAAGAACTAAACCTAATGTCATTGTAAAGTTGTTGTGTTTCACTTGTTTAAGAGTATACTACAGATACCCCTTCATATTATGATGTTGCATATAATCCCCCTCAATATAAGTTGATAAGCTATTATCATCTTATGACGAAATAGCAAAAGCTGGTCTTGTTGCCACCCCTATAAAATTGTTATCAGAGAGGAAAGGTTTTCATTCATTGATCATTATAAATGcgaataatttattttgtttcaggAAATCcgctttttttctttataaatatttaaatttcgaaatagttttattatgaatgaaatatatttgtgaaaaCACATGTACATTGAAATAAGAAACAAATCATCTGCAATGAAAAATCAAGTAAGGCACTTTCGTTTTTTTGTTCGTAGATTGTGTTAATACGCGAATTaatgaaaacatatatattaactgCATAATCGGCTTGAAGGGAATGTTTGTTACATAAAACTTACGCCCTTTGTGCAAGATAAAAAGTGTCAAAAGCAAAAACTAAGCAATGTAATCAAATTAATTAGAAAATTTCAAGTGATTAATGACGCACATGCCTTATCGATTGATTATTGTAAGTTCGTTCATACAATTGTTGAAAACGTATATTTTAAATCTTACTAATACCTAAACAGGTACTTGCACTAACTTTTTTAATATCAGAAGACGACAttcatcatttatatatttctcacTCTAACTCATGTCATTACGCAATGGTCTTATTCAcataaaatatgtttcataatGAGAATCTAACCCTTCGAGTGACTTGACCATAGCTTTTCTCTCTGGAGTTTTAAACAAGACGTATTTCTAATgagtgaaatatatttaaatttcagGTCATATACAGTCTACTATTTTCATTGTTAATACAATTATTAGAGGGTGCTCCTGTTTTCAAAAACTCATCTTGCAGCGACCCTAACGACACTTtcctccagtcacgcttcaatgagcTCAATAATGGACTTGATATGCGAAAATTATTTCTGGATTCTGATTGGACAGAAAATGATATTGATGCCAGGTTTAACGCATTAGTCAGTATGAGTAATTCCCGTGCTTCCAGTCCAAGTTTCTGTACGGTTACAGGGAAAGGTAACGACCCATTGATGTTCAGAAGCCTTTGTCCATGGACGATTGGATCAGAAAATCAACGTGATGGTATATTTCCAAAAAGTTTATATTACGCCAAAACAAACTGTACAAGTTGCATCGGGTCACATAAAAGTTGTGAACCATTAAATTACAGAATTAAAATTTTGGAACGCACAACGCAGTGCAACAGTGATGGGTTGTACGTTTACAAGGAAAAGACTCAACCATTACCGATAGCCTATGTTTGTGCCCAGGCTAGAGAAGTAGAGCAAACTGGCCAATCAGTGACGATAGCTAGTATTATTGACGCCCCGGTACCAGTCCGTTaattatttatattgttatcacatttatttatttgttaaactgtTATAACTCTAATTTATTTGTCCATGTTATACAATGAGATTATAcattgttcaatatttttaatattttcaatacttttaatatttttatacaaatatacatttatatgcatttttttcgGAAATAAATctcttgtttgtttttaaatttgtcatttttttcatgaAACACACACAATACAGGTCCTCTTTTAATATATTTAAGAGGTAAACAAAGGTTACAATAATAACACTAGACAATACTAGTAcacttcatattttatttatttatcaaatcagatacaaatattaaaaaaaaaacccacaccaaACACATTTGATGCGTCTGTACCGGTTTTCTTGATAAGCTTCATGTACAATTTGTATGCTAAAAGCTCAAATTCTTGTAACCAATGATGTTTGAATTAAAACTTAAATAATTGAGAAGCAAACAACAAAAAGGAACAACAAAAACCCCAACCCCAAACTAATTTCAACATTTCAGGAAGGAGTTAGAACTTTAGAGGATAGACCTTGGTTCAGGAAGATAACTCTTGAAATCAATCATGCGTTTGTAAACGCCAAGTTTCATCAGtttattctaaacatttatctgaaacagattggaaatactCTTTGCatcctagaagcttagaatatatctatgaaaatggttgacacaaaagaactgatgattttaagagatATTTCCCTTACTGACCTTGGTCTATATACATGAGCCTCTTAATACTTCTTAACTTTATCAATACATGGAGAATAAAAAGTACAACTGAAAATCGTTGATTTGATGCATAGAGTCGAGCTTTCGGTTTTGTTAGGTTTTATGGAATTTCCCATTTTAATTTACCTTGTAGCCGGGTATTTTTGCTATTACACTTTCATACCAA from Mytilus galloprovincialis chromosome 5, xbMytGall1.hap1.1, whole genome shotgun sequence includes these protein-coding regions:
- the LOC143074770 gene encoding interleukin 17-like protein; translated protein: MYHDSACRKRLCSEPDNLHERFLRINKGLDIKNILMTDHQYNNTQDIYQLQFLSKAHDISRKCPSTTLKGDYPVMFRSTCPWFLDTDTNKHRYPKDIIFANTRCNRGCIGGKKGQVCEKIQVPIKVLEQTCCKHHKFQYEEVEILLPVAYTCTQLKETTRSIEIMSHGTEIPIAL